A region from the Canis aureus isolate CA01 chromosome 8, VMU_Caureus_v.1.0, whole genome shotgun sequence genome encodes:
- the LOC144319096 gene encoding uncharacterized protein LOC144319096 isoform X2, whose translation MNNTTVPKKDLEMAEGLGPIQKPVLLKGMRVTPCPRRSQRKIRIVSDLKASWNSNNLAVQRTYLEKMSDLPNGQSVSPSNPVPCALSLLVSP comes from the exons ATGAACAACACTACCGTCCCTAAGAAGGACCTGGAGATGGCTGAG GGCTTAGGTCCCATTCAGAAGCCTGTGCTACTCAAGGGGATGAGAGTAACACCGTGCCCAAGAAGGTCCCAGAGAAAGATCAG GATTGTTTCAGATTTGAAGGCTTCCTGGAACAGTAACAACCTGGCTGTGCAGAGAACATATTTAGAAAAGATGTCAGATCTGCCTAATGGTCAGAGTGTTTCCCCTTCCAATCCTGTCCCCTGTGCTTTGTCACTCCTGGTATCCCCCTAA
- the LOC144319096 gene encoding uncharacterized protein LOC144319096 isoform X1 — MHAICVEDSESRPVPEMNNTTVPKKDLEMAEGLGPIQKPVLLKGMRVTPCPRRSQRKIRIVSDLKASWNSNNLAVQRTYLEKMSDLPNGQSVSPSNPVPCALSLLVSP, encoded by the exons ATGCATGCCATTTGTGTGGAAG ATTCAGAATCTAGACCAGTTCCTGAGATGAACAACACTACCGTCCCTAAGAAGGACCTGGAGATGGCTGAG GGCTTAGGTCCCATTCAGAAGCCTGTGCTACTCAAGGGGATGAGAGTAACACCGTGCCCAAGAAGGTCCCAGAGAAAGATCAG GATTGTTTCAGATTTGAAGGCTTCCTGGAACAGTAACAACCTGGCTGTGCAGAGAACATATTTAGAAAAGATGTCAGATCTGCCTAATGGTCAGAGTGTTTCCCCTTCCAATCCTGTCCCCTGTGCTTTGTCACTCCTGGTATCCCCCTAA